Proteins encoded together in one Streptomyces umbrinus window:
- the arfA gene encoding arabinosylfuranosidase ArfA, with protein sequence MPHTARFTVDPEFTIGEVDPRLYGTFVEHMGRCVYTGIHEPEHPSADAAGFRTDVADLVRELGTGLVRYPGGNFVSGYHWEDGVGPTSERPRRLDLAWRSIETNQVGTNEFLTWARQLGLDPMMAVNLGTRGIDAARALVEYCNQPGGTAWSDLRIKHGVPEPHDVKLWCLGNEMDGPWQTGHKTATEYGRLAAETGKAMRQVDPSIELVACGSSNAAMPTFGTWEREVLEQTYDEVDYLSLHAYYEEFDGDRASFLASGAHMDQYIRDVVATADHVRAARRAKKHIRLSFDEWNVWYAARFVGERNLETAETPRLIEDTYSVTDAVVVGSLLITLLRNADRVAIACLAQLVNVIAPIRSEPGGASWRQTTFHPFAQAARFATGKVLRTDVTGSRIDTARHGDVSALDTVVTYEEESGALTVLAVNRGQEQPLRLRAELRGALSGYRVLEHLVLADQDPDAVNTEAEPERVTPRGGGGAQVTSDGALEAELAPVSWNVIRLAPAR encoded by the coding sequence ATGCCGCACACCGCACGGTTCACCGTCGACCCCGAGTTCACCATCGGGGAGGTGGACCCGCGCCTGTACGGAACGTTCGTCGAGCACATGGGGCGCTGCGTCTACACCGGCATCCACGAGCCGGAGCATCCCTCGGCGGACGCCGCCGGATTCCGGACCGACGTCGCGGACCTCGTACGAGAACTCGGCACCGGCCTGGTCCGCTACCCCGGAGGCAACTTCGTCTCCGGATACCATTGGGAGGACGGGGTCGGTCCCACCTCCGAGCGGCCGCGCCGGCTCGACCTGGCCTGGCGCTCCATCGAGACCAACCAGGTGGGCACCAACGAGTTCCTCACCTGGGCCCGGCAGCTCGGTCTCGACCCGATGATGGCGGTCAACCTCGGCACCCGCGGCATCGACGCGGCCCGCGCCCTGGTGGAGTACTGCAACCAGCCCGGCGGCACCGCCTGGTCCGATCTGCGGATCAAGCACGGCGTCCCCGAACCCCACGACGTCAAACTGTGGTGCCTCGGCAACGAGATGGACGGCCCCTGGCAGACCGGCCACAAGACGGCCACCGAGTACGGACGGCTCGCGGCCGAGACGGGCAAGGCGATGCGCCAGGTCGACCCGTCCATCGAACTGGTCGCCTGCGGCAGCTCCAACGCGGCCATGCCGACCTTCGGCACCTGGGAGCGCGAGGTCCTGGAGCAGACGTACGACGAGGTCGACTACCTCTCCCTGCACGCCTACTACGAGGAGTTCGACGGCGACCGTGCCAGCTTCCTGGCGTCCGGGGCGCACATGGACCAGTACATACGCGATGTGGTCGCCACCGCCGACCATGTGCGGGCCGCGCGCCGCGCCAAGAAGCACATCAGGCTCTCGTTCGACGAGTGGAACGTCTGGTACGCCGCCCGCTTCGTCGGGGAACGCAACCTGGAGACCGCCGAGACACCCCGCCTGATCGAGGACACCTACAGCGTGACCGACGCCGTCGTCGTCGGCTCGCTGCTCATCACGCTCCTCCGCAACGCCGACCGGGTTGCCATCGCGTGTCTCGCCCAACTGGTCAACGTCATCGCCCCGATCCGCAGCGAACCGGGCGGCGCGAGCTGGCGGCAGACCACCTTCCACCCGTTCGCCCAGGCGGCCCGGTTCGCCACCGGGAAGGTGCTGCGCACCGACGTCACCGGGTCCCGCATCGACACGGCGCGGCACGGGGACGTATCGGCGCTCGACACGGTGGTGACGTACGAGGAGGAGAGCGGCGCGCTCACGGTCCTCGCCGTCAACCGCGGCCAGGAGCAACCCCTGCGCCTGCGGGCCGAGTTGCGCGGCGCACTGTCGGGATACCGGGTGCTGGAGCACCTCGTACTCGCCGACCAGGACCCGGACGCCGTCAACACCGAGGCCGAGCCGGAGCGCGTGACGCCGCGCGGTGGGGGCGGAGCCCAGGTCACCTCCGACGGGGCACTGGAGGCGGAACTGGCCCCGGTGTCCTGGAACGTCATCCGCCTGGCCCCTGCCCGGTGA
- a CDS encoding carbohydrate ABC transporter permease: protein MTAIATPPVTEQEKTTAGPPRRYDAERLFNRVALGALIAFALLWLVPLAWALATSIRPAQEVVTDPTNWFTANPTLAAYGDIFDAGKLPYWYANSFITSILTTALTVVAASLAAFALSQTRFRTRRAAFVVLLAGIMIPGQILMIPQFLALQSVGLLNTYWGVVLPQVPNVVAVFVFNQFFDGIPRELIDAARADGAGWLRTYRQIVMPISRPVISAVTIFVFVGVWNNFLWPLLVVTDPEMMTLPVGLTSVQDVFGVPYAQLMASAVLGAIPLLAVFLLFQRRIVEGIAGTGLK from the coding sequence ATGACCGCCATCGCCACACCGCCCGTGACCGAGCAGGAGAAGACCACTGCCGGGCCCCCTCGCAGGTATGACGCCGAGCGCCTGTTCAACCGGGTGGCCCTCGGCGCCCTCATCGCCTTCGCGCTGCTGTGGCTGGTGCCCCTGGCCTGGGCGCTCGCCACTTCCATACGGCCCGCGCAGGAAGTCGTCACCGACCCGACCAACTGGTTCACGGCCAACCCCACCCTCGCGGCGTACGGGGACATCTTCGACGCGGGGAAGCTGCCCTACTGGTACGCGAACAGCTTCATCACGTCGATCCTCACCACCGCGCTCACGGTGGTCGCCGCGTCGCTCGCCGCCTTCGCCCTCTCCCAGACCCGCTTCAGGACGCGCCGCGCCGCGTTCGTGGTGCTTCTGGCCGGGATCATGATTCCGGGGCAGATCCTCATGATTCCTCAGTTCCTGGCGCTCCAGTCGGTGGGCCTGCTCAACACCTACTGGGGAGTGGTGCTGCCCCAAGTCCCCAACGTCGTCGCCGTGTTCGTGTTCAACCAGTTCTTCGACGGCATCCCCAGGGAGCTGATCGACGCGGCACGCGCGGACGGCGCGGGCTGGCTGCGTACGTACCGGCAGATCGTCATGCCCATCTCGCGTCCGGTGATCTCCGCGGTCACGATCTTCGTGTTCGTCGGGGTCTGGAACAACTTCCTGTGGCCCCTCCTGGTCGTCACCGACCCGGAAATGATGACTCTTCCGGTCGGACTGACCTCGGTCCAGGACGTCTTCGGCGTGCCCTACGCCCAGTTGATGGCCTCCGCCGTACTCGGCGCCATCCCGCTCCTCGCCGTGTTCCTGCTGTTCCAGCGCCGCATCGTCGAGGGCATCGCCGGAACCGGCCTCAAGTAA
- a CDS encoding carbohydrate ABC transporter permease, with product MATTTAPTKAPGRGDRWAGPGMLLPFALFYLVFLVGPLIYTVIAGFFDASLLKKGLGDFAGLSNYTAVLGDDEFWRTLKNTLWFTVLTTVPLVLLSLVLAILADRFVHGRWFFRFAFFAPFVLPSAVISLIFTFIYADQVGLAQQAAKWIGVDTPPSWLGDPDWAMISIAAATVWWTIGFNFVLYLAGLQDIPRSVHEAAAIDGAGPWQRIRHVIVPMLGRTTTLVTVLQAVASLKVFDQIYMLTMGGPDGSTRPSLQLIYDTGFVEGRVGYASTVSLLLFVVILLVSLVWFALVRHAEKER from the coding sequence ATGGCCACGACAACCGCACCGACCAAGGCCCCCGGCAGAGGTGACCGCTGGGCCGGTCCGGGGATGCTGTTGCCCTTCGCCCTGTTCTACCTGGTCTTTCTGGTGGGGCCGCTGATCTATACGGTCATCGCCGGCTTCTTCGACGCCAGCCTGCTCAAGAAGGGCCTCGGCGACTTCGCCGGGCTGTCCAACTACACGGCCGTGCTGGGCGACGACGAGTTCTGGCGCACGCTCAAGAACACGTTGTGGTTCACCGTGCTGACCACTGTTCCGCTCGTGCTGCTCAGCCTGGTGCTCGCGATTCTCGCCGACCGCTTCGTACACGGACGCTGGTTCTTCCGCTTCGCCTTCTTCGCGCCGTTCGTGCTGCCCTCGGCGGTCATCTCGCTGATCTTCACCTTCATCTACGCCGATCAGGTCGGCCTCGCCCAGCAGGCCGCGAAGTGGATCGGCGTGGACACCCCGCCGTCCTGGCTGGGTGATCCGGACTGGGCGATGATCTCCATCGCCGCCGCCACCGTGTGGTGGACGATCGGCTTCAACTTCGTCCTGTACCTGGCCGGTCTGCAGGACATCCCGCGTTCCGTGCACGAGGCCGCGGCCATCGACGGGGCCGGGCCCTGGCAGCGCATCCGCCATGTGATCGTGCCGATGCTCGGCCGCACCACGACCCTGGTGACGGTCCTCCAGGCGGTCGCCTCCCTGAAGGTCTTCGACCAGATCTACATGCTGACCATGGGCGGCCCCGACGGGAGCACCCGCCCCTCCCTCCAACTCATCTACGACACGGGCTTCGTCGAGGGCCGCGTCGGCTACGCGTCGACCGTCTCGCTGCTGCTCTTCGTGGTGATCCTGCTGGTCTCGCTCGTCTGGTTCGCACTCGTCCGCCACGCCGAGAAGGAGCGCTGA